From Salinibacterium sp. ZJ450, one genomic window encodes:
- a CDS encoding amino acid ABC transporter ATP-binding protein, protein MTDTPMVQAEAVSKSFGTNQVLKGITLTVNKGEVMCIIGPSGSGKSTFLRCINHLERVDAGRLRVDGVLVGYEERGDKLYELKPKVAARQRRDIGMVFQRFNLFPHMTALENVIEAPTQVKNVHKAVAVARARELLDRVGLADKADSYPAHLSGGQQQRVAIARALAMDPKLMLFDEPTSALDPELVGEVLDVMQGLAKSGMTMIVVTHEIGFAREVADSLVFMDGGYVVEAGDPREMLANPKHQRTQAFLSKVL, encoded by the coding sequence ATGACCGACACACCCATGGTGCAGGCCGAGGCGGTTTCGAAGAGCTTCGGCACCAACCAGGTGCTCAAGGGCATCACTCTCACCGTGAACAAGGGCGAGGTGATGTGCATCATCGGTCCGTCGGGATCGGGCAAGTCGACGTTCCTGCGCTGCATCAACCACTTGGAGCGGGTGGATGCCGGTCGCCTGCGTGTCGACGGCGTGCTGGTCGGCTACGAAGAGCGCGGCGACAAGCTGTACGAGCTGAAACCGAAAGTCGCTGCCCGGCAGCGCCGCGACATCGGCATGGTGTTCCAGCGGTTCAATCTCTTCCCGCACATGACGGCGCTGGAGAATGTGATCGAGGCGCCGACCCAGGTGAAAAACGTGCACAAGGCAGTGGCGGTTGCCCGCGCACGTGAGCTGCTCGACCGGGTGGGACTCGCCGACAAGGCCGACTCGTATCCGGCTCACCTGAGCGGTGGTCAGCAGCAGCGCGTGGCGATCGCTCGCGCATTGGCCATGGACCCGAAGCTGATGCTCTTCGACGAGCCCACCTCTGCGCTCGACCCCGAGCTGGTCGGCGAAGTGCTCGACGTGATGCAGGGCCTCGCGAAGTCGGGCATGACGATGATCGTGGTCACACACGAGATCGGCTTCGCCCGGGAGGTCGCTGACTCGCTGGTGTTCATGGACGGCGGCTACGTGGTTGAGGCAGGCGACCCGCGCGAGATGCTGGCGAACCCGAAGCATCAGCGCACGCAGGCGTTCCTGTCGAAGGTGCTCTAA